One genomic region from Lathamus discolor isolate bLatDis1 chromosome 9, bLatDis1.hap1, whole genome shotgun sequence encodes:
- the LOC136019605 gene encoding nuclear cap-binding protein subunit 2, with protein MAAGGEGSRSGRGGASGLLGTTLSGLSSDSYCEISQYRDQHFRGSRQLQEKSLKVSSTLYVGNLSFYTTEEQIHELFAKCGDVKRIVMGLDKIKKTPCGFCFVEYYTRADAENAMRFVNGTRLDDRIIRTDWDAGFKEGRQYGRGKTGGQVRDEYRTDYDVGRGGFGKIVQMQKASHQPAVY; from the exons ATGGCGGCGGGGGGAGAGGGCTCCCGGAGCGGGCGCGGCGGCGCCTCGGGGCTGCTGGGCACCACGCTGAGCGGGCTCAGCAGCGACTCCTACTGCGAGATCAGCCAGTACCGCGACCAGCACTTCCGG GGCAGCCGGCAGCTGCAGGAGAAGTCCCTGAAGGTCTCCTCCACGCTGTATGTGGGCAACCTGTCCTTCTACACCACCGAGGAGCAGATCCACGAGCTCTTCGCCAAGTGCGGAGACGTTAAGAGGATCGTGATGGGGCTGGACAAGATCAAGAAAACCCCCTGTGGCTTCTGCTTCGTGGA GTACTACACAAGAGCAGATGCTGAGAATGCCATGCGCTTTGTCAACGGCACACGACTAGACGACCGCATCATTCGAACTGACTGGGATGCTGGGTTTAAGGAGGGGCGACAGTATGGAAGAGGAAAGACTGGAGGACAG GTGCGAGATGAGTACCGGACAGACTACGATGTTGGAAGAGGTGGCTTTGGCAAGATCGTTCAGATGCAGAAGGCGAGTCATCAGCCTGCGGTCTATTAG
- the SLC7A3 gene encoding LOW QUALITY PROTEIN: cationic amino acid transporter 3 (The sequence of the model RefSeq protein was modified relative to this genomic sequence to represent the inferred CDS: inserted 2 bases in 1 codon), whose amino-acid sequence MERGCELLGAGDEPXGCWGGGSRGGLTAPGLRRGAGLRAAEHRPREDFEGRMASVGKKLIRRRVVDLSSEDTRFARCLSTLDLIALGVGSTLGAGVYVLAGEVAKDMAGPSIVLCFLVAALSSVLAGLCYAEFGARVPKTGSAYLYSYVTVGEIWAFTTGWNLILSYVIGTASVARAWSAAFDNIIDNHISNFFMNKTTLHLPGVLAERPDFFALILIGMLTALLAFGVNESAIVNKIFTAMNLVVLGFVIIAGFVKGDIKNWQLSEEDYINLSYLQPLVKKTDFGSGGFVPFGLEGILTGAATCFYAFVGFDCIATTGEEAKNPQRSIPIGIIVSLLICFVAYFGVSAALTLMVPYFLLNKKSPLPEAFKAVGWEPARYAVAVGSLCALSTSLLGSMFPMPRVIYAMAEDGLLFKFLSSINSRTKTPLSATITSGLLAAVMAFLFDLKDLVDLMSIGTLLAYSLVAVCVLILRYQSGQLNSPKAMEMLEQNGNEEERVIMNPTVTTASAQQKETLSLATLFNPPTDTPTALSGRIVYACVSLVATLITVICVVLTLKVSALKDGSVGCITALALLVTALLIPTIIIWRQPQSNVRLNFKVPFLPLLPIFSIFVNILLMVQLSAGTWVRFAVWMAVGFMIYFGYGIRNSVEGKTAEESCAAGEKPLHQPGLNSGPSAAAV is encoded by the exons ATGGAGCGTGGCTGCGAGCTCCTCGGGGCTGGAGACGAGCC CGGGTGCTGGGGGGGTGGGTCCCGAGGGGGGTTGACGGCCCCCGGCTTGCGGCGGGGTGCG GGGCTTCGAGCAGCTGAGCACCGCCCACGAGAGGACTTTGAGGGAAGAATGGCCAGTGTCGGGAAGAAGCTGATCCGCCGGCGCGTGGTGGATCTGAGCTCCGAGGACACGCGTTTCGCTCGCTGCCTCTCCACGCTGGACCTCATAGCCCTGGGAGTTGGGAGCACGCTGGGGGCTGGCGTGTACGTGCTGGCTGGGGAGGTGGCCAAGGATATGGCAGGTCCCTCCATCGTCCTCTGCTTTTTGGTGGCTGCTCTCTCATCGGTACTGGCTGGACTCTGCTATGCAGAGTTTGGGGCCCGCGTCCCCAAGACTGGCTCTGCCTACCTCTACAGCTACGTCACCGTTGGCGAGATCTGGGCTTTCACAACTGGCTGGAACCTCATTCTCTCCTACGTGATAG GTACAGCCAGCGTGGCTCGAGCTTGGAGCGCGGCATTTGACAACATCATCGACAACCACATCTCCAACTTCTTCATGAACAAGACCACACTGCACCTGCCAGGGGTGCTGGCCGAGCGCCCGGACTTCTTTGCCCTGATCCTGATCGGGATGCTCACTG CGCTGCTCGCCTTCGGCGTCAACGAGTCTGCCATCGTGAACAAAATCTTCACGGCGATGAACCTGGTGGTGCTGGGCTTTGTCATCATCGCTGGCTTCGTGAAGGGAGACATCAAGAACTGGCAGCTCTCAGAGGAGGACTACATCAACCTCTCGTACCTGCAGCCGCTGGTCAA GAAAACAGACTTCGGCTCCGGCGGGTTTGTCCCCTTTGGCCTGGAAGGGATCCTGACCGGTGCTGCCACTTGTTTCTACGCCTTCGTGGGCTTCGACTGCATCGCCACCACAG GGGAGGAAGCCAAGAACCCCCAGCGCTCCATCCCCATTGGCATCATCGTGTCCCTCCTCATCTGCTTCGTGGCTTATTTCGGGGTCTCTGCAGCTCTGACCCTCATGGTGCCCTATTTCCTCCTGAACAAGAAGAGCCCCTTGCCCGAGGCTTTCAAGGCAGTGGGCTGGGAGCCCGCCCGGTACGCTGTTGCTGTTGGCTCGCTCTGTGCCCTCTCCACCAG cttGTTGGGCTCCATGTTCCCTATGCCTCGTGTGATCTATGCCATGGCGGAGGACGGGCTGCTCTTCAAGTTCCTGTCCAGCATCAACAGCCGCACAAAGACCCCTCTGTCAGCCACCATCACCTCGGGGCTCCTTGCAG CGGTGATGGCCTTCCTGTTTGACCTGAAGGACCTGGTGGACCTCATGTCGATCGGCACGCTGCTGGCCTACTCGCTGGTGGCGGTGTGCGTGCTCATCCTCCG GTACCAGTCGGGGCAGCTGAACTCCCCGAAGGCTATGGAAATGCTGGAGCAGAACGGGAATGAGGAGGAGAGGGTGATCATGAACCCGACCGTCACCACCGCCAGCGCCCAGCAGAAGGAGACGCTGTCCCTGGCGACGCTCTTCAACCCTCCCACGGACACCCCCACCGCGCTCTCGGGGCGCATCGTCTATGCCTGCGTGTCGCTCGTCG CCACACTGATCACGGTCATCTGCGTGGTGCTGACCCTCAAGGTGTCGGCACTGAAGGACGGCAGCGTGGGCTGCATCACGGCCCTGGCACTGCTCGTCACGGCCCTGCTCATTCCCACCATCATCATTTGGAGGCAGCCACAGAGCAACGTGCGGTTGAACTTCAAA GTAccattcctccccctcctgccaattttcagcatctttgtgaACATCCTGCTGATGGTACAGCTGAGCGCTGGTACTTGGGTACGCTTTGCTGTCTGGATGGCCGTGG gttTTATGATTTACTTTGGCTATGGGATCCGAAACAGCGTGGAAGGGAAAACCGCGGAGGAATCCTGCGCCGCAGGAGAAAAGcctctgcaccagcctggaCTGAACTCTGGCCCAAGCGCTGCTGCAGTCTGA